From the genome of Arthrobacter sp. SLBN-122:
ATGTCCTGGGCAACCTGGGCATCCCGCTGATACTGGCCGGATTCCTGATCTCCGCCATCCTGCGCATCGCCCAGGGCTCAGCCACTGTGGCCCTGACAACCACCGCCGGCCTCATTGCCCCCGCCGTGGCAGCGGGCGGCCTGAACGGCATGCAGATTGCCGCCATGGTGATCGCCGTCGCCGCCGGATCCGTGGTGGTCTCCCACGTCAACGACTCCGGCTTCTGGCTGGTGGGCCGGTTCTTCGGGATGGACGTCAAGACCACGCTGAAGACCTGGACCGTGATGGAAACCCTGATCGGCGTGATGGGCTTCGCCATCGCCGCTGCCATCTTCCTGGTGGCCGGTGTGGCGGGCTGACGCTTCACGCTCAGTGGCGGCGGGGGCGGCTGGTGGGAACACCGGCCGCCCCGCCGTCGTTGTTCCCCTTGGCGTGCTTTCCCTATGCGCCGCCCGCCAAGCAAAGGACACCCCTTGACTCCTCGCACCATCGTGATCACCGGCGCCAGCGACGGCATTGGAGCGGCAGCCGCACGGACGCTGGCCAAGGCAGGGGAGCAGGTGGTCGTCGTCGGCCGTTCCGCCGAAAAGACCCGCACCCTGGCGGGGGAGATCGGTGCAGACTTCTACCTCGCCGACTTCGCAGACCTGGCGCAGGTGCGTGAACTCGCCGCCAAACTCGAGGAAAAGTACCCCCGGATCGATGTGTTGGCCAACAACGCCGGCGGCATCATGGGCAGGCGCACACTCACCGTGGACGGCAACGAATCGACATTCCAGGTCAACCACCTGGCGCCATTCCTGCTGACCACGCTCCTCATGGACACGCTCACCGCAAGCAAGGCCAAGGTGGTCAACACCTCCAGCGCCGCCAACAACTTCGGCAAGCTTGACCTGTTCGACCTCACCGCCGAGTACGGCTACAGCACCAACCGCGCCTACGGCACAGGCAAGCTGGCCAACATCCTCTTCACGTCCGAGCTGCACCGCCGCTTCCATGACCAGGGAATTACGACGGCGGCGTTCCACCCCGGCGTCGTCCGCACCAACTTCGCGGCAGAGTCGGGGAGCCCGTGGCGGCACGCGTACACCACCCTGCTGAACCGCTTCATGCTCAGCCCCGACCAGGGCGCCGACACCATGCTCTGGCTCATCAACGGCACTCCCGGCACGGACTGGATTTCCGGCGCCTACTACGCCAAGCGCGCCCTGGCAAAGGCCAACCCGCAGGCGTACGACGCCGAGCTGGCCCGCGGACTGTGGGAGAAGAGCGAAGAGCTGGTCAAGGCGTTCGTCTAGCCCTACCGCTCGCAGGCCAGGCCATCGTGGTCAGCGTCCAGCCCATAGATGTCGCTGCCAATAACCTGGATGGGACCGCGGACGTAAGCCGGCCCGTTACCGCTTCCCCCGGCGCAGTCCACATCGGAGGCGATGGGAACGCAGCCTGAATAGTTCGGGTCGCAGCCCGGGTTGGTGCCCGGAACGGCAGGCGCAACGGGAGCCGGAGGCGCAGCGGCCCTTGCGGCCGCATCCGCCGCTGCTTTCTGAGCGGCGGCCTGTGCTGCCGCAGCCTCCTGGGCGGCCTTTACTTCGGCTGCCTGCCGGGCAGCGGCCTCTGCAGCGGCTGCGTCAGCGGCAGCTTTGTCCGCCGCGGCTTTGTCGGCTGCCGCCTTATCTGCTGCCGCCTTATCTGCAGCTGCCTTGTCCGCGGCTGCCTTCGCTGCGGCAGCGGCCGCCAGCTTCTCCGTGACCCGCTTGGACTGCGCGGCGTCCAGCCACACCAGCCTGCCGGATTCATCCTTGGTACAGACATAGGTGGTGCCGGCGGAAACCCGCTGCGCATTCGCGGTGGTGCAGGGCGTATCGGCAACGGGTGCCGCCGTAGGTGTTGCGGTGGCAGTTTCGCTGGCGGGGCCGGCAGCGGCGGTCAGCGAGGCCTGGGGTGCGCCGCAACCTGCCAGCAGGAGCGCGACGGCGGCAGAGGCCCCGGCGGTCAGCGCTTTGTTGGTGCCCTTCCGCCAGGCAGACCCGGCGCTCAGCGCGTCTTCCTGCTGGCGGATGCGGGGTGCGGAAGGGCTGTGAATTTCAGGCATGGTTCCCCCAAATGCGTGTGCTGGATGCGGATTGCACGGCCAGCGTAGCCACGGCCGCGTGGCCGGAACCGGGTGAAGCGCAAATCTTGACGCATTCCTTCGCCAACCCTGCAGCTTCCGGCTTTGTCCTGCACGCCATGACCGGATTGCGTCACTTATCGGCACTTTCCGGTCAGCCCTCCCCGAAGAGAAGGGCGCCCGCTCCCGCGGAGGCGTAAAAGTCGCGCATTTACGGCACCGTGGGCCTCAGCCCTGCCGCGCCAGCACCTCGCCGATCACCCGCGCACCCTCTGGATAGGCGCCCGGATTCGGGCCCGAGTAATTAAGCCGGATGAAGGCGCCGGCGGGTTCGGCCGGGAACCATTCCGTGCCGGCGGCGATGATTACCCCGGCATCCTCACAGTCGCGCACCAGACGCGGAAGGTCCGTGGCGTCCGGGAGGCGCAGCCACAGGTTCAGTCCGCCCTTGGGCAGGGCATCGATGTGCGCCTGGGGGACGTGTTCGCGGATGCTGGCGGCCAGCAGGTCGCGGCGTGACTGGAGCTGCTGGCGGAGGCTTCGCAGGTGCGTCTGCCACCCGGGCTGCGTCACCACGTCCAGCGCGGCGGCCTGCAGGAGCCCGCTGACGTACATCGACTCGGCGGCCCGCTGGCCCAGGATGCGTTCCCGCGCCGGTCCCCGGACAACCACCGCGGCAATCCGGATGGCGGTGGAAACACTCTTGGTCAGGGACCTGATGTACACCACGTGCCCGGAATCGTCCCGGGTTGCCAGCGGAACAGGGTGCGAGGTGATGCCGAAATCGTGGGCCCAGTCGTCCTCCACCAGGAAGGCGCCATGGCGGCGGGCCACGTCCAGGATCTCGTCGCCACGGCCTGCCTCCCACTGCGCCCCGGTGGGATTGGAATAGTTGGGCTGCACGTAGAACGCCCGGGCGCCGGTCTCGGCAAAGGCGCGGTCCACGTCCGCGGGGTCAGGCCCGTCCGGACCGGTGGGCACCGGAACCACCCGCACCCCGGTCTGGGCGGCGGCAAGGATGGCGCCCCAGTACGACGGCGACTCAATAAGCAGGGGCTGTCCCGCGCCCACCAGCGCACGGAAGATGGAGCTCAGCCCGCTCTGGCTTCCCGGCAGCACCACCAC
Proteins encoded in this window:
- a CDS encoding SDR family NAD(P)-dependent oxidoreductase — protein: MTPRTIVITGASDGIGAAAARTLAKAGEQVVVVGRSAEKTRTLAGEIGADFYLADFADLAQVRELAAKLEEKYPRIDVLANNAGGIMGRRTLTVDGNESTFQVNHLAPFLLTTLLMDTLTASKAKVVNTSSAANNFGKLDLFDLTAEYGYSTNRAYGTGKLANILFTSELHRRFHDQGITTAAFHPGVVRTNFAAESGSPWRHAYTTLLNRFMLSPDQGADTMLWLINGTPGTDWISGAYYAKRALAKANPQAYDAELARGLWEKSEELVKAFV
- a CDS encoding aminotransferase-like domain-containing protein yields the protein MNNDSSSRIVAALRKWIAGAAPGAQLPSTRQLVAEYQASPITVQKALQALTAQGLVESRPGVGTFVRAVRTARPSDYGWQTAALRSPSSPLPSSSGTMRNVPGDAIWFHSGYPDRELLPERLVRAALTRAARGDAALSRPPAAGMPELQQWFAQELGLATPVGITPPTPNDVVVLPGSQSGLSSIFRALVGAGQPLLIESPSYWGAILAAAQTGVRVVPVPTGPDGPDPADVDRAFAETGARAFYVQPNYSNPTGAQWEAGRGDEILDVARRHGAFLVEDDWAHDFGITSHPVPLATRDDSGHVVYIRSLTKSVSTAIRIAAVVVRGPARERILGQRAAESMYVSGLLQAAALDVVTQPGWQTHLRSLRQQLQSRRDLLAASIREHVPQAHIDALPKGGLNLWLRLPDATDLPRLVRDCEDAGVIIAAGTEWFPAEPAGAFIRLNYSGPNPGAYPEGARVIGEVLARQG